In one window of Bradyrhizobium betae DNA:
- a CDS encoding type IV secretion system protein VirB3: MTEDDLEEPLITPLVKALTRAPTLMGVPYMYFMFNGVVSSVCFLISHNLFMLLVAIPLHLFGFVMTLRDDRIFEILFVKSTKCPPRSRAFWAADSYSA; the protein is encoded by the coding sequence ATGACAGAAGACGACCTCGAGGAACCGCTGATCACGCCGCTCGTCAAGGCGTTGACGCGCGCGCCGACGCTGATGGGCGTCCCGTACATGTATTTCATGTTCAACGGCGTGGTTTCGAGCGTGTGCTTCTTGATCTCTCACAATCTCTTCATGCTGCTGGTGGCGATCCCGCTGCACCTGTTCGGCTTCGTCATGACGCTGCGGGACGACCGCATCTTCGAAATCCTCTTCGTCAAATCCACCAAATGTCCGCCCCGGTCGCGCGCCTTCTGGGCCGCGGACAGCTACTCTGCGTGA
- a CDS encoding TrbC/VirB2 family protein, whose protein sequence is MRRSMSRWPIAGTLLMMGIADASAQSSGGTLQPVQSTLTQLVSALTGPIATALATLAVIACGFFAWSGRLTWGIAGSVIFGIVLVFGSAQIVQFFQSAVGQ, encoded by the coding sequence ATGAGGAGATCGATGTCGCGTTGGCCCATCGCCGGGACGCTCTTGATGATGGGCATCGCCGACGCGTCAGCGCAGTCCAGCGGCGGAACGCTGCAACCGGTGCAGTCGACGTTGACGCAACTGGTGTCGGCGCTGACCGGGCCGATAGCGACCGCGCTTGCGACACTTGCCGTCATCGCCTGCGGTTTCTTCGCCTGGTCCGGTCGACTGACCTGGGGCATCGCCGGCAGCGTCATCTTCGGCATCGTGCTGGTGTTCGGCTCAGCGCAAATCGTCCAGTTCTTCCAATCGGCGGTCGGGCAATGA
- a CDS encoding lytic transglycosylase domain-containing protein, giving the protein MSIRITAIGFSVLAALGCAHAQDAGKPARLAAVDASGRVLPIESAPDSIERIDSAFAAAAPCAGVKAITPDDARVLVVRIATEENFYPDFVQAVAKNESHFNSIALSDKGAFGLMQLKPETARRFKVNLCDPADNVRGGVRFLRALHEKYRNPLFILAAYNAGEGAVEESRGVPPFPETVRFVAQVINDFYVWPGPRGRGRRDERSPMGEPDLIEPGAQSATAASPTKAAPQARWNDGFVMHVD; this is encoded by the coding sequence ATGTCGATTCGCATTACGGCGATCGGGTTCAGCGTCCTGGCGGCTCTCGGCTGCGCCCATGCGCAGGATGCCGGGAAGCCGGCCCGCCTGGCTGCCGTCGATGCCTCGGGCAGGGTGCTGCCGATTGAGTCAGCCCCGGATTCGATCGAACGCATCGACAGCGCCTTCGCCGCCGCCGCGCCCTGCGCGGGCGTCAAAGCGATAACGCCGGACGACGCGCGCGTCCTCGTCGTGCGCATTGCCACGGAGGAGAATTTTTATCCCGACTTCGTCCAGGCGGTCGCCAAGAACGAAAGCCACTTCAATTCGATCGCCCTCTCGGACAAAGGCGCGTTCGGGCTGATGCAGTTGAAGCCGGAGACGGCACGACGCTTCAAGGTGAACCTCTGCGACCCCGCCGACAATGTCCGAGGCGGGGTTCGCTTTCTGCGCGCCCTGCATGAGAAATACCGGAATCCGCTCTTCATCCTCGCCGCCTACAACGCCGGCGAGGGCGCGGTGGAAGAGAGCCGCGGCGTCCCTCCCTTTCCCGAAACCGTGCGCTTCGTGGCGCAGGTCATCAACGACTTCTACGTCTGGCCCGGGCCACGCGGCCGAGGCCGCCGCGATGAGCGGAGCCCGATGGGCGAGCCGGATCTGATCGAGCCGGGAGCGCAAAGCGCCACCGCGGCTTCGCCGACGAAAGCCGCGCCGCAGGCGCGCTGGAACGACGGGTTTGTCATGCATGTCGACTGA
- a CDS encoding thermonuclease family protein, producing the protein MRRFHVFAGIVAPWLTLNAAFAEAPASRWFPVPASARYLTGDSWSDAGVTYRLYGVQSCLRGTRFTNAHGLARDCGEASLAMLVALTRDLRPQCYDAAEQPETKTVFVFCVATRVIGAGAGSRIDLGTALIATGFAFAALKPDGQPVHEPYFVAQLVAQRAKAGLWAFADLPEPNAIILRALHEQAGQPTQPQSSAESRQHQQ; encoded by the coding sequence ATGAGACGCTTCCACGTCTTCGCCGGAATTGTCGCGCCGTGGCTCACGCTCAACGCGGCGTTCGCGGAAGCGCCAGCCTCCCGCTGGTTTCCGGTGCCGGCGAGCGCGCGCTACCTCACCGGCGACAGTTGGTCTGACGCAGGCGTCACCTACCGACTGTACGGTGTGCAGTCCTGCCTTCGCGGTACGCGCTTCACCAACGCACACGGCCTCGCGCGCGATTGCGGCGAGGCCTCGCTTGCGATGCTGGTGGCTCTCACCCGCGACCTGCGGCCGCAGTGCTACGACGCCGCCGAGCAGCCGGAGACCAAGACCGTCTTCGTCTTCTGTGTCGCGACCCGCGTGATCGGGGCGGGCGCGGGATCGCGGATCGATCTCGGCACGGCCTTGATCGCGACCGGATTCGCCTTCGCAGCCTTGAAGCCGGACGGTCAGCCTGTCCACGAGCCCTATTTCGTCGCTCAACTCGTTGCGCAGCGCGCCAAGGCCGGCCTGTGGGCATTTGCTGACCTGCCCGAGCCCAACGCCATCATTCTGCGCGCGCTTCACGAGCAGGCGGGGCAGCCGACGCAACCGCAATCTTCCGCAGAGTCCCGCCAGCACCAGCAATGA
- a CDS encoding single-stranded DNA-binding protein: MRTTNLFILRGRVGQAPKAFNKAAKINVATDRSWTDGKGERREETDWVTVTILNEKAAEWAIANIAKGDAVYAECRIADGSYKKDGETVYTTDIIANVFHKLDLGSRDDAAA; this comes from the coding sequence TTGAGAACAACAAACCTGTTCATCCTGCGCGGCCGAGTCGGCCAGGCGCCGAAAGCCTTCAACAAGGCGGCCAAGATCAACGTCGCGACTGACCGCTCCTGGACCGACGGCAAAGGCGAGCGGCGCGAGGAAACGGACTGGGTGACGGTCACGATCCTCAATGAAAAGGCCGCCGAATGGGCGATCGCGAACATCGCCAAAGGTGACGCGGTCTACGCCGAATGCCGGATTGCGGACGGTTCCTATAAGAAAGATGGTGAAACCGTCTACACGACCGACATCATCGCCAACGTCTTCCACAAGCTCGATCTCGGATCGCGCGACGATGCGGCAGCGTGA
- a CDS encoding thermonuclease family protein — protein MRQRELVVGMVWGFAIFSTQAGVAQTPSASPGVYSPKAAVQSPPLRVEVIDGTRFRDIETHEAYRLYGIDTCAPDQSARLGRQAWPCGTMATAWLVTATLNTWLACATLRDDAGEHLVRCASAGHPDIAADMVREGVAVTIPATQDDPGIRSYALAEQDARKAYRGLWSSTFQMPWEWRAGRDVKRQPMARGEATP, from the coding sequence ATGCGGCAGCGTGAGCTCGTCGTTGGGATGGTGTGGGGCTTCGCGATCTTCAGCACTCAGGCGGGGGTGGCTCAAACGCCTTCCGCCTCACCAGGCGTGTATTCTCCCAAGGCCGCCGTCCAATCGCCGCCGTTGCGCGTCGAGGTGATCGACGGCACGCGCTTCCGCGATATTGAAACGCACGAAGCCTATCGGCTCTACGGAATCGACACCTGTGCGCCCGATCAATCCGCACGCCTCGGCCGCCAGGCCTGGCCCTGCGGCACGATGGCGACGGCATGGCTCGTGACCGCGACGCTCAACACATGGCTTGCCTGCGCCACCCTGCGCGACGACGCCGGCGAACATCTGGTGCGTTGCGCCTCCGCCGGTCATCCCGACATTGCCGCCGACATGGTCCGTGAAGGCGTGGCGGTGACGATCCCGGCTACGCAAGACGACCCTGGGATTCGCAGCTATGCGCTAGCCGAGCAGGACGCGCGCAAAGCGTACCGCGGCTTGTGGTCGAGCACCTTCCAGATGCCGTGGGAGTGGCGCGCCGGCCGTGACGTCAAGCGGCAGCCGATGGCGCGCGGCGAGGCCACACCATGA
- a CDS encoding acyl-homoserine-lactone synthase has translation MLMVIPGSDISRHASLMDRVFRFRHSIFVDEKGWMDLRQPDGLERDRFDDVHAIHQICLRGDEIVGYQRLLPTTRPHLLSDVLTDLCHRRPPRGPRVFEWTRFCVAPGSREMRPRADGPFLELAQGVVEWGMAHRVDTVTVAIDWRLMVIAMQLRFFVRPLGFPKRIGRDEVVALRMSFNRETLATIRQARGCDDPVLPDLLPSAA, from the coding sequence ATGCTCATGGTCATTCCTGGCTCGGACATCAGTCGGCACGCCTCGCTGATGGATCGAGTCTTCCGTTTCCGTCATTCGATCTTTGTCGACGAGAAGGGCTGGATGGACCTGCGCCAGCCGGACGGCCTGGAGCGCGACCGCTTCGACGATGTTCATGCGATCCACCAGATCTGCCTTCGTGGCGACGAGATCGTCGGGTATCAGCGTCTTCTGCCGACAACGAGGCCGCATCTCCTCAGTGACGTCTTGACCGATCTGTGTCATCGCCGGCCGCCGCGCGGTCCGCGCGTCTTCGAGTGGACGCGCTTTTGTGTTGCCCCCGGCAGCCGCGAGATGCGGCCGCGTGCGGATGGCCCCTTTCTCGAGCTCGCGCAAGGCGTCGTCGAATGGGGGATGGCACACCGGGTCGACACTGTCACGGTCGCGATCGATTGGCGTCTGATGGTGATCGCCATGCAGTTGCGGTTCTTCGTACGACCTCTGGGTTTTCCCAAGCGCATCGGCCGCGATGAGGTGGTCGCGCTGCGCATGTCCTTCAATCGCGAAACGCTCGCTACGATCCGCCAGGCACGCGGATGTGACGACCCGGTGCTGCCAGACCTGCTGCCTTCGGCGGCTTAG
- a CDS encoding RES family NAD+ phosphorylase, translating to MVPPERFGVVYFGSSIKVCFVETILRDRGVARTHTFPIEWAELEAWSCAEVRVEAALRLVDLRGDGLVRMGIPTDVARASAQGLARVWSRALWAHDTKPDGLMYDSRLNGETNVVVFDRALPKLVAVATPRLVDCRGDLATILTDLDLAIM from the coding sequence TTGGTCCCGCCGGAGCGTTTCGGCGTCGTTTACTTCGGGAGCAGCATCAAGGTGTGTTTCGTCGAAACGATTCTGCGGGACCGAGGTGTCGCCCGAACCCATACTTTCCCGATCGAATGGGCGGAGCTCGAGGCGTGGAGCTGCGCCGAGGTCCGGGTCGAGGCTGCGTTAAGGTTGGTCGACCTGCGTGGCGATGGTCTGGTTCGCATGGGAATTCCGACCGACGTCGCGCGCGCAAGCGCGCAGGGTCTTGCCCGCGTCTGGTCGCGGGCGCTTTGGGCGCACGACACGAAACCTGACGGCCTGATGTACGACTCGCGGCTCAACGGCGAGACGAACGTCGTTGTCTTCGACAGGGCTTTACCAAAGCTGGTGGCGGTCGCGACGCCACGCCTCGTCGATTGCCGCGGCGATCTTGCGACGATCCTCACGGATTTGGATCTGGCCATCATGTGA
- a CDS encoding MerR family transcriptional regulator codes for MRDHAGVKGLKRAELAQRTGCNLETVRYYEKVGLLPEPPRTASGYRSYDSTHERRLRFVLRARELGFSLDEVRELLRLVDERDQPCAEASAVAAAHLDDVREKIADLKRMERVLKDVVAQCTEGNRRECPLIETLFREPASSAKCQ; via the coding sequence ATGCGCGATCACGCTGGCGTGAAAGGCCTCAAGCGCGCCGAACTCGCACAGCGCACAGGGTGCAATCTGGAGACGGTCCGCTATTACGAGAAGGTCGGCCTCCTGCCGGAGCCGCCGCGCACGGCGAGCGGCTATCGCAGCTACGACAGCACCCACGAGCGACGGCTTCGCTTCGTCTTGCGGGCGCGCGAGCTCGGCTTCTCCCTCGATGAAGTCCGTGAACTGCTGCGCCTCGTCGACGAGCGCGACCAGCCCTGCGCCGAGGCAAGCGCCGTTGCCGCCGCGCATCTCGACGACGTGCGTGAAAAGATCGCCGACCTGAAACGCATGGAGCGAGTGCTGAAGGACGTGGTGGCCCAATGCACAGAAGGCAATCGGCGGGAATGTCCGCTGATCGAGACGCTGTTCCGGGAGCCGGCGAGCTCAGCGAAATGCCAGTGA
- a CDS encoding mercuric transporter MerT family protein: MNASRHGPADVAPTAANLTTPERSEAGRQRLVAVGGILGAIAASSCCIIPLVLFSLGIGGAWIGNLTALAPYKPLFVAATAGMLGYGFYLVYWKPRQACADGAACTRAVPSRLVQIALWFATVLVAAAFAFDYVAPLLLSA; encoded by the coding sequence ATGAATGCATCCCGACACGGACCAGCAGACGTTGCACCGACTGCGGCAAACCTGACGACGCCAGAGCGAAGCGAGGCCGGGCGACAGCGCCTGGTCGCCGTCGGCGGCATACTCGGCGCCATCGCCGCCTCGTCCTGTTGCATCATTCCGCTCGTCCTGTTCAGCCTCGGCATCGGCGGCGCCTGGATCGGCAATCTGACGGCGCTTGCGCCCTACAAGCCACTGTTTGTCGCCGCAACGGCGGGCATGCTCGGCTACGGCTTCTACCTTGTCTACTGGAAGCCGCGACAGGCCTGTGCCGATGGGGCTGCCTGCACGCGCGCCGTCCCCAGCCGCCTCGTTCAGATCGCGCTCTGGTTCGCGACCGTACTCGTCGCCGCTGCTTTCGCCTTCGACTACGTCGCGCCGCTGCTGCTTTCCGCCTGA
- a CDS encoding heavy-metal-associated domain-containing protein produces MRKSLSAFTLIASVMTAPAAFAAERTVTFAVDNMTCASCPYIVKTTMAAIPGVAKVTVSFEAKSATVTFDDAKTSTDAIAAASMNAGYPAHPTQQGS; encoded by the coding sequence ATGAGGAAGAGTTTGAGCGCTTTCACTTTGATCGCGTCGGTGATGACTGCGCCTGCCGCCTTCGCCGCCGAACGCACTGTGACGTTTGCCGTCGACAACATGACCTGCGCCTCGTGCCCCTACATCGTGAAGACCACGATGGCGGCAATCCCCGGTGTCGCGAAGGTGACCGTCTCCTTCGAGGCGAAGTCCGCGACCGTGACCTTCGACGACGCTAAGACGAGCACCGATGCCATCGCAGCCGCCAGCATGAATGCTGGTTATCCGGCCCACCCGACGCAGCAAGGCAGCTAG